The genomic region CCGGTTGGCTTCGAGGTCGGTGGTGCGCAGCACATAGACGAGGCTGCGACCATCGGGCGACACCTGGGGGCTCGATAGCCGCGCCATCCCCACCAGGTCGTCGGCGTTGAAAGGGTGTGTTGCCGGCTCCGCCGCCAGGCCCGGCGCCAGACTGGCGGCCAGCAGCCCCGCCGCGAGTTGGTGTCCCCGCTTGTCTCGCCCCATCAGTTCACCCCGTGATTTGGCAGGTAGTGCCCGCTCTCGAGACCGGCGAAGAGATGCTGCACTAGCGGATGGTCGATCGCCTCGTCACTGGTGTCGGGCTCGAGATTGCGCTCCGCCACGTAGGTCGTGTGCTCTTCACCGTCGACCAGCACGTGGTACCAGGGATCGCTCTTCGGCGGCCGGCTCTTAGCCACCTTCTCGTACCACTCGTCGGTACCCTGGAACACCGGATCGACGTCGAAGATGACGCCGCGGTAATCGAATAAACGGTGATGGACCAACTGGCCGATACTGAACCTGGCTTGGAAGCTCATCAGGTGCCTCTCGTCAATGTCGAAATTGTCTGCCAGGCGGATTGTAGCGGACCGCTCGTTACACTCGCGACCCGCTCCGCAGCTCGCGTCGACGAAAACTTGCCCCGAGGGGCAAGATTTAGTCCTCGCTCGGTGGGTAGCGGCGGATGGCGACCGCTCGTTGCACCCGCGACCCGCAATGCAGCTCGCGACGACGAAACTTGAACCAAAGCCAAGTTTTCGCCCTCGTTCGGTGGGTAGAGGACCGCTCGTTACACTCGCGACCCGCAACACAGCTCGCGTCGACGAAACCTGCCTCGAGAGACAAGATTTAGTCCTCAAGAGCACCCAGGGCTGACGGGCCAGCCTTGCGATGATTTCGTGATTCGCCTGTTTTCTGTGGCGGGTTTGGCGACGGTTTTCCATATCTACGGGTAGAGACCCCGCAGAGACCGTCCCGAGACCTCGACCACATTTCGAAGAGAGGGGAATCATGCAGCCTTCCGATTCCACAGCCCGGTCCATGCAACGACCCGCCGGCGTCAACCGGCGCGGTTTTCTGGGGATCACCCTCGGTGCCCTGCTTGCCGGTAAGGTGCAGCTGCCGGGGGTGGTGCGAGCCCAGCCGCCGCTGGCCAGCGACGACTGCCCGCGCTTCGGCGTGTTCGACGACGCTACGTTCGCCCTTCTGGAAGCGGTGGCGGAGCAGATCGTACCCGCCGACCAGGATCCCGGCGCCACCGATCTGTGCTCCGCCAGCCTTGTGGAAGCCACCGCGGCCGGCGATGCCGGCACCGCCCAGCTGCTCATCGCCGGTTTGGCGGCCCTCGATGCCTCGAGCGTGCTGCTCCATGGCGTCGGCTTCGTCGACTTGCCCTTCCCCACCCAGACTGAGCTGCTCGAGCTCGTCGAAGCGGGCCAGGCGCCCGGCGAAGCCTGGGAGCACGTTCTCTTCGCCCGCCTACGGAAGGCGCCGGAGGAGCCCGTGCCCGAAGAGCTGGCGCGGTACCTGGAGACCATCGATCGTCTGGTGCCGACCAAGCACACCCTGGCCAACCCCGGCGCTGCTCAGGCGACGCTGACCGGCTCCGAGGCCCAGCAGACCGTCTTCGGCGTACTGCGCACCCTATGCAAGCTCGCCTTCGTGCTCAACTTCCCCGAGATGAGCGTGCGCAACCCGGACGGCACACCGATCTTCACCGACGCCGAGCACCTGATCTCCGATCCCGACGACGACTCCACCCTCACCGGCTGGACGATCGTCAACTACCACGAGATCGACTACCG from Acidobacteriota bacterium harbors:
- the hspQ gene encoding heat shock protein HspQ, which translates into the protein MSFQARFSIGQLVHHRLFDYRGVIFDVDPVFQGTDEWYEKVAKSRPPKSDPWYHVLVDGEEHTTYVAERNLEPDTSDEAIDHPLVQHLFAGLESGHYLPNHGVN
- a CDS encoding gluconate 2-dehydrogenase subunit 3 family protein translates to MQPSDSTARSMQRPAGVNRRGFLGITLGALLAGKVQLPGVVRAQPPLASDDCPRFGVFDDATFALLEAVAEQIVPADQDPGATDLCSASLVEATAAGDAGTAQLLIAGLAALDASSVLLHGVGFVDLPFPTQTELLELVEAGQAPGEAWEHVLFARLRKAPEEPVPEELARYLETIDRLVPTKHTLANPGAAQATLTGSEAQQTVFGVLRTLCKLAFVLNFPEMSVRNPDGTPIFTDAEHLISDPDDDSTLTGWTIVNYHEIDYRVEKLMWEWQAGFRVIGFDGVPILDTASPLSDAERLQARDILYALSDNGLA